From the genome of Chelonia mydas isolate rCheMyd1 chromosome 2, rCheMyd1.pri.v2, whole genome shotgun sequence, one region includes:
- the LRRD1 gene encoding leucine-rich repeat and death domain-containing protein 1: MSENLSTSRKEKNEDEVTAGLNTEGLNKSPQEVSESDARKDSLQSIENLEMAGKSSTRSLEKKDELRIGLNTEGLNEIPHEVTEADASKDILQSFESFQIIEGLSTSMSNEKEDYENIADCRDDGMMVLPQEVFETDSKRDTIQSAENFEIDEVFSTSVLPEKKSDEFPADLNAEGLMELSQKISERDVGKDTLCSLENLEVFQKLSTSVLQETGDDEITTDLNAEELNQIRQETVEGDAKGNQLQSEENPEIAEKVSTHILHAGKHEEFMVKLNAKGLREIPQVVFEIQTLKYLHLNNNEIKTLYKNLGNLTNLEILSIEGNGLIALPPEISLLHKLRVLNISHNQLSCLPKELSKLVNIKQLFVSHNNIEEFPAALEGLETLEILDLAVNNLKTLPENMVSMKNLNVLNLDSNQILIFPKVLCYLPSLIKLSISGNLIQGLPKDIKELRRLQVLSVNHNKLIFLPVQLFQLAKLQKLRLDDNKLDVLSDKVENLQELRVLSLANNLFRSISENLCNCTMLERLILRGNQLTHLPNRMHRLKHLRELCISRNQMDNLDEQISRIKDLFIIEASGNALTCIPVEIKNCMQIIKVDLSYNKLPQFPVGLCALVALKILNLSGNYISEIITEISFIENLEHLELSRNKLSSFSEHLCRLTKLIYLDLSENEINSIPKEVSNMKYLQVLLLYHNKFVSFPRELCALNSLQTLDLSENQIQCIPSDICNLQVIKDLNLSNNQLVSFPSEICHLSSLEKLKLCQINGLKLTKLPEELSKLTCLRELDISHNALKEIPEGIGELKHLVSLTANNNYINQLPRSLTSLSDLQQLNLSGNQLICLPSGLQHLQSLKDINFDGNPLIRPPQEVCKGKQLYTIVRYLESADERDGKILQKILKIISGNVSFENFEFFCQKLQFNNAEIKSLENNRSLVLEEKILQALESWKSENQALTPAEMIDQLIRVLTMTGMHYLTNKVKALKLYTQSLKF; the protein is encoded by the exons ATGTCTGAAAATTTGTcaacaagcaggaaggaaaagaatgagGATGAAGTCACAGCTGGCCTAAATACTGAAGGACTGAACAAAAGCCCTCAAGAAGTTTCTGAAAGTGATGCTAGGAAAGACTCATTACAATCAATAGAGAATCTTGAAATGGCTGGAAAATCATCAACAAGGTCTCTCGAAAAAAAGGATGAACTCAGAATTGGCCTAAATACTGAAGGACTGAATGAAATTCCACATGAAGTTACTGAAGCAGATGCCAGTAAAGACATCTTACAATCATTTGAGAGTTTTCAAATTATTGAAGGATTATCAACAAGTAtgtcaaatgaaaaagaagacTATGAAAACATAGCTGATTGTCGTGATGATGGAATGATGGTCCTCCCCCAAGAAGTTTTTGAAACAGATTCCAAAAGAGACACAATACAATCAGCGGAAAACTTTGAAATAGATGAAGTATTCTCAACAAGTGTATTGCCTGAAAAAAAGAGTGATGAATTCCCAGCTGATCTAAATGCTGAAGGGCTGATGGAACTCTCTCAGAAGATCTCTGAAAGAGATGTGGGAAAAGACACATTGTGCTCACTAGAAAATCTTGAAGTGTTTCAAAAATTATCAACAAGTGTGTTACAGGAAACAGGGGATGATGAAATCACAACTGATTTAAATGCTGAAGAACTAAACCAAATCCGTCAAGAAACTGTTGAAGGAGATGCTAAAGGAAATCAATTACAATCAGAAGAGAATCCTGAAATAGCTGAAAAGGTATCAACACATATATTGCATGCGGGAAAACAtgaggaatttatggttaaactAAATGCTAAAGGACTAAGGGAAATCCCTCAAGTAGTTTTTGAAAtacaaactttaaaatatttgcatttaaacaaTAATGAAATCAAAACTTTATATAAAAATCTAGGTAATTTGACAAACCTGGAAATACTGTCCATTGAAGGAAATGGATTGATAGCATTGCCACCTGAAATTTCCCTACTTCACAAACTGAGAGTTTTGAACATCAGTCACAACCAGTTATCATGTCTCCCTAAAGAGTTATCAAAGCTTGTAAATATTAAGCAACTTTTTGTCAGTCACAATAACATTGAAGAATTTCCAGCTGCCTTGGAAGGCCTTGAAACCTTGGAAATTTTAGATCTTgctgtaaataatttaaaaacgcTGCCAGAAAACATGGTTAGCATGAAAAATTTGAATGTACTCAACCTTGATTCCAATCAGATCTTAATATTCCCAAAGGTCCTCTGCTACCTTCCAAGTCTAATCAAACTCAGCATTTCGGGGAACCTGATTCAGGGCTTACCTAAGGACATTAAAGAGCTCAGGAGATTACAGGTACTTTCAGTGAATCACAATAAACTTATATTTCTGCCTGTGCAGCTTTTTCAACTAGCAAAACTACAAAAACTCAGGCTAGATGATAACAAGTTGGACGTTCTTTCAGACAAAGTTGAGAATTTGCAAGAACTTAGAGTTCTTAGTCTTGCCAACAATTTATttagaagcatttcagagaatctTTGCAATTGTACAATGCTGGAACGTCTTATTCTTCGTGGCAATCAGCTAACACACCTTCCTAATAGGATGCACAGACTTAAACATTTAAGAGAACTTTGCATAAGTAGAAATCAAATGGATAACCTAGATGAACAAATATCACGTATTAAAGACCTTTTCATTATAGAAGCTTCTGGAAATGCATTAACGTGCATTCctgttgaaataaaaaattgcatgCAGATAATTAAAGTCGACTTGAGCTATAACAAACTTCCTCAGTTTCCAGTTGGATTGTGTGCACTGGTTGCTCTTAAAATCTTAAACCTCAGTGGAAACTATATTTCAgaaataataactgaaatttcTTTTATTGAAAATTTGGAGCACCTAGAATTAAGTAGGAACAAACTGTCATCTTTTTCTGAACACTTGTGCAGACTTACAAAACTAATCTATTTAGATTtaagtgaaaatgaaataaatagcaTTCCAAAAGAGGTGTCTAATATGAAGTATCTCCAGGTACTTCTTTTATACCACAACAAATTTGTCTCATTTCCCAGGGAACTGTGTGCTTTAAACAGTTTACAGACACTTGATCTTTCAGAGAATCAAATACAGTGCATTCCCTCAGATATTTGTAATCTGCAAGTGATCAAAGATTTAAATTTGTCAAACAATCAGTTAGTATCTTTTCCATCTGAAATATGTCATCTTTCGTCACTGGAGAAACTCAAGTTGTGCCAAATAAACGGATTGAAG TTAACTAAACTTCCAGAGGAGCTGTCTAAACTGACTTGCCTCAGAGAGCTGGATATATCTCACAATGCATTAAAAGAAATTCCAGAAGGCATAGGGGAACTGAAACACTTGGTCAGCTTAACTGCAAATAATAATTACATTAATCAGCTTCCCAGATCTCTTACATCACTGAGTGATCTACAACAACTTAATCTGAGTG GAAATCAGTTAATATGTTTGCCGAGTGGTCTCCAACATCTTCAGTCACTGAAGGATATAAATTTTGATGGAAATCCTCTGATCAGACctccacaggaagtctgtaaaGGAAAACAACTATATACCATTGTACGCTACCTGGAGAGCGCTGATGAAAGAGATG GGAAAATTTTGCAGAAGATATTAAAGATAATTTCTGGGAACgtttcctttgaaaattttgaatttttctgcCAGAAACTGCAATTTAATAATGCTGAAATTAAATCTCTTGAAAATAACAG gTCTCTTGTATTGGAAGAGAAAATACTCCAGGCACTGGAGAGCTGGAAAAGTGAAAACCAAGCTCTAACTCCTGCTGAAATGATAGATCAGTTGATCAGAGTACTAACAATGACAGGCATGCATTACCTGACCAACAAAGTAAAAGCTTTAAAACTCTATACACAGTCACTAAAATTCTAA